In Ammospiza caudacuta isolate bAmmCau1 chromosome 2, bAmmCau1.pri, whole genome shotgun sequence, a genomic segment contains:
- the RS1 gene encoding retinoschisin has product MPSHQAKQCTKELFTTEEGKMQFKMGSVLLSLLFWYKAVMALSPGQDERLELWHSKACKCDCQGGPNSVWSSGSNGLECMPECPYHKPLGFESGAVTPDQISCSNPEQYTGWYSSWTANKARLNGQGFGCAWLSKYQDTAQWLQIDLKEVKVISGILTQGRCDADEWMTKYSVQYRTDENLNWVYYKDQTGNNRVFYGNSDRSSSVQNLLRPPIVARYIRLIPLGWHVRIAIRMELLECLGKCG; this is encoded by the exons ATGCCTTCCCATCAAGCCAAGCAGTGCACTAAGGAGCTATTCACAACAGAGGAAGGAAAGATGCAGTTCAAGATGGGGAGCGTCCTGCTGTCTCTTCTTTTCTGGTACAAAG CTGTGATGGCCCTCTCCCCAGGACAG GATGAGAGactggagctgtggcacagcaagGCTTGCAAATGCGACTGCCAAGGAGGCCCCAACTCGGTGTGGTCCAGCGGGAGTAACGGCTTGGAGTGCATGCCAG AGTGTCCCTACCACAAGCCCCTGGGCTTTGAGTCTGGTGCTGTCACCCCAGACCAGATCAGCTGCTCCAACCCCGAGCAGTACACAGGCTGGTACTCCTCCTGGACAGCCAACAAGGCCCGCCTCAATGGCCAAGGCTTCGG gtgtgcgTGGCTCTCCAAGTACCAGGACACTGCACAGTGGCTGCAGATCGACCTGAAGGAGGTGAAGGTGATTTCAGGGATCCTGACCCAAGGGCGCTGTGACGCTGATGAGTGGATGACCAAGTACAGTGTGCAGTACCGCACTGACGAGAACCTCAACTGGGTCTACTACAAGGACCAGACCGGGAACAACCGG GTTTTCTATGGCAACTCGGACCGCTCGTCCTCGGTGCAGAACCTGCTGCGGCCGCCCATCGTGGCGCGCTACATCCGCCTGATCCCGCTGGGCTGGCACGTGCGCATCGCCATCCGCATGGAGCTCCTCGAGTGCCTGGGCAAGTGCGGCTGA